The segment GAGTAGCAAAAGCAAATAAAGTAAAACAACGCCAGATATGAAATAGATGTCGGTCATCAAGAAGATCTGCGTCGGCCTGGATAGGAGTAGCTCACCTTCAAATTGGACACACTACTGTGCTAGATATAGGGGCACATAGAAGATACTGGGTCATAAACTGCACATAAAGAAAAGTGCATGGTAGAATCAATACAAACATTATGTACTAGTAGGCATCATATGCTGACTCAGGCTAGTAACAAGTATATGCTAATAAGCCAACAAAAAGAGTGGACATGTACAACAACACTTAATCAATAACTCAACAATTCAAGTAGTCAATACCAACCTGTAAATAACCTCATTCCTAACATATCAATGTCAAACAATCACTGGACATATAAGTCACCAAAACACGTAATAGTTATCACAAATTCTGCAAATATAAAGTATTCACACACAATTATGGAATTATATCCATACTAATCCACATTTGTTCAGCCTCTATATCTCATCAGTCTCACGCAGTGCCGTATACCACACTCCCAACTGTCACTCATCTGTACACACATGATAAGGGACTTCAATCTTGACCAACTGTCCGTGACCTGCAGGGGACCTTAGGTGTCCATGTACCGTACTTGCAAATTACCCAATCTATCATACAACTGCTTATGCGCAAGCTTATATTGAACTCGAGCCTTTCACTATATGAACTTGGCAACTTTGTATTATATCACAAAACAATACATGGGTTGTACTGTAACATTATATACAAGTGTACTCCTGATATCACTTCTCTAAGTCTAAATTGAGTCTAACACATCAATAATAGAGACAGTATCATCAGAGTATAACTGATTACACCAAAAGACTAAAAGTAAAAGGCAGTTTAGTTTAACTTGCTGCATATTGTTCTCTATGCTCTTAAAACATCTTCAGTTCACCAGATAGCCCCAGGATAATTCTCTATCTACCTCTGTCCTTAGCATGTACACCTGCTTCCTCCCAGCATAGTAATGCCTCAACCACCTTCCTGGGCATTGTCCAGGAGATGCCTTTGGGGCTTAGGAATATTCTCCACAGTTGATGGGTGTACTTGCAATGtaaaatatattcttcaaacgtcttaatatttattctttaaaccTCTTAATATATCTCACTGTGTTCTCTACTCAATTATCTCTCAAGATAAGGACAAGTACAAAATGAATATCACAAGTGCAACTCATTCATACAAGCATTGTCAAACCAATAAATATCAACCAAACATTATGTATGAAGACCAATCAAACATGTTTTTTCGTCTCACAGCGCATAAAAGCGACTAATCAAAGTCTAATTGCAAATAAACCATAACATACCTCAACTAAAGAATCTGAACAAGCAAGTTATTTCATGTGAGCCTTTCCTTTCGTTGATGCCTTTGAATGCTCAAATTTAAAACAAGCAAATATAAGAATATTCAAGTCATGCGTGGAATAGTTCTTTTCATGAAACTTTAGCTGTCTAGAGGCATACACAATGACCTTCTTATCCAACATCAAAACATCACCCAAACAAAACGTGAAGCATCataacaaacaacaaaatttcTACCCTCCTTAGTCAATGCTATGATGGGAATCGTAGTCGGTAGAATCATGAGATTTTAAAATCTCTTCTCTCACTCATAAGCCCATGGAAACAACACTTCTTTGTGAGTCAAACGAGTCAtctgggaagcaatagaagcaAATTCCTTCACAAACAACAGTAGTAATTAGCCAGCCCACAAAACTACGGATCTATGTCTGAGATGGGCCTAACCCAACTCTTTACTCCTCCACTTTCTGTGGATCAATCATTATTCAATCCTTTGTAACCACATGCCCCAAGGACGGATCTTAccaccaaaactcacttttggaGAACTTCggaaaaaaattcttttcaacAACCCcgaaacaattctcaaatgattcttatactccTCCTTACTTCTCGAATACACtaatatatcattaataaacaTTATCACAAACAAATCCAAATTGGTTTAGAAGATCCCATTTATCAtactcataaaaataaaagcaacTGGGGCATTAGTAAGCCTAAAAGACATAACCAAAGTTCATAGTAGGGCAATACTCTATATACGAGCCGTATACTAAAAGATGCTAAAAAgaaaacctataaaaaaaaGGAGACCCGATCTTCTACACTAAACAGGTTCTCATAGGAACAACAAAAACAAGCTAGAacaaaagactagtttccaGCATTACAATATCTTGTTCAACCCCTTTAAATgctcttctctttctctctccccaaataaCGCTCAACaacttaacaaaaaaaagaagatacaATTTCTAAAAACGACACTTGATAATCTGCGCATAATCTCGTGGGtgcaccaaaaagaaatattctctttatttcaaatatttgtttgtcttactttcctttttagtctcgGTAACAAACAATGTCACTTTCTATATTTAGTAGCTCTTTACACCCAACATcctatatgacatatttaagacCACATGATTGAAAGGGTATTTGGTTCATTACACACATTTTCCATTTGATAAAATTGTACCACCGAAACTTAAAGGTAAGTTCTACGAGTGGTGGTTAGATCGACTTTGTTGTATGGAAGGAGTGTTGGTCGATCAAGAACTTTCATGTTCAGAAGATACAAGTTGAAGAGATGGTTGAGATGCATGTGTGGACATACTAGAAGAGATAAGATTAGGAATGAAAAAATCCGAGACAAGGTGGGAATGGCCTTTGTGCATGTGAAGAGCAGATGTGTAGACCCCAGTGATGAGGTGCGAGAGGTTGCATATAGTGGGTATGAGGAGAGGTAGAGGTAGGCCGAAGAAGTATTGGGGAGAGTTCATTAGAAATGACATGGCGCAATTTCAACTTACCGAGGACATGACCTTAGATAGAAGAGTATGAGAGTCGCGGATTAGGTATAAGGTAGAAGGTGGTTGAGTTTTGTCTTGCTTTTTGGTGCAATTAGGCTTGGTGGGTGTCTGGTAGCACTGTGTTTGTTGTAGTATAAGTATATACATGTAGTCTTTTGCTTTTGATATCTATTACCATTTGTTGTCTGTTATGTTTTAGTTACCGCTTTATTCCGgcgttattatttttttttatgaatgttTTGTATTGCTTTCCTTATCATTTGTCATGTTCTCTTCAGTGTCGTATTTTTTTCATGACTTTATTTGTTTCACTTGAGGCGAGTGTCTTTGAAAATAGTCGCTCTACCTCCATGGGTAAGCTATGCGTACACTTTACCTTCCCAAGACCACACTTCTGGTATTGGACTGGTTATGTTGTTGTACACgtatctttagtttaagaccacaagattcaaagtcttttatttttctagaaCTTTGTGTTGTGTGACTGTGTCAAACTAAGACAAAAAATTTGAGGCAGTAAAAGATAAGAGGTTGTTCCTCAAGTTAAAAAGAATCTTCTCTACTTATCGAAAGCTcttctatttctctctcttcaTATCTTCCACATTAGTGCTAATGGCACAACACCCCACATTTCATGTTTTCTCTTTTCGTCTTTTAATGGCCTAGTTAAATATTTGCATATTCAACTGTGCCTAATATATCTCATCGAAGACCAACTCATATCAGTATTTCACACCACTAGTAAGACGCTATCCGATAATATAATAGGATGTGGTTCATGTATTTTTTGGAGCTTTTACTCATGAAGCATCTATATGTTATCTCCTCTTCCACAAGTCCTCAGCCATCAAGATCACCTCCTCACGGCTAGCCAAGTGAAAAAATACCCTTTCTCAGTATGCCAGCAACCAGATCTTACCTGCCCAAAAGCTTCTCATAATTggacttaaaagaaaaaatgtcatTGTTCTCTGTTCTCCATCTCCATGCATCATGATTAGCCTGCATAGTATTTTGTTTGTGAAGTAATCCAATTCAACGTTAGAATTTTTCATCTCCCAATCTTGCAAGTTCCTCATGAACCTCAAAGCCAATGAACTTATCGACCTTGTAGCCTTCGCATCCCTTGGATTGTCATCTCCTTTTGGCATGAAATCTGTAAAGATTTGGAAAGATGATACTAAAAATGTTGTTATCACATCACTTGTGACCTCAAAATTTACCCTACTCCTACCACCCTATCTTGCATGACACCCATCAAATTCCTCCCCTGCCCCTCAAGATATTTCTCTAAAGCTGACATTAAGTGTTGCATTTTCAGTCATGCATTCTGCTTCCAGTGCTCTATATTTCTCTGAAATCACTTCCCTCTAAAAAGTATTCCCCTTTACTTCAAATCTCCATAACCACTGATAGCGCCCTGTTAAGGACCTTTACATCTTTAATCCCAAGTATTCCCTGACATTTTGTTGATGCCATGAGTCTCCCAGTTTATCAGGTGAAAATTTCTTTCCCCGCTTGAAATATCCCATAGGAACATGCTTTTTCACTTTCTTAGAATGGAAATTTTCTCATGTTCTATGCTATGAAGTGTTCTGTTATATTAGTGAAAGGTAGGATTGGACTAATGTTGACATTGTTATGGACTAAAATACTCCAAGAAATTAAACATCACTATTGGAAGCAAGTGCACTTTAAAATGTAGTCCTTAGCTTGATCTAATTCATATTGAATTAGAACATTCAACATTGACAAAGGCAGTACTATAAAAGTaattatatacattaatttaccgTATTGTGTGTATAAACAGTTAATTACTTTTAGCAGACTGCAGACTTTGGGCTGTCTCTTTTTAGTGCTTTGTTTCCTGTGTTTATTGCTTAAGTTTTGCATTTGAAGTTTGAATTGGTTCTAAGCTTTCTAACTGGTGTTAATGCAGAACTATAATGTCGTAAATTATGATGAGAAAGTGATGGATGGATTCTATGATGTTTATGGAATTAATCCCTGTGCAGTAATTCAGGGAAAGATGCCTTTGTTAGTGGATCTAAAAGCAGTTTCCGTTTTGGATAATGTTGCTTATGAAGTTATCTTAGTAAACCGTGCAGCTGATATGGAACTCCGGCAGCTTGAGGAGAGAGTGTACTTCATGTCCCGGGAATGCCGAGCTTTAAAGAAGGTCCCGGTTACAAGCTTTTTAGTTGAGAAAATTGCTGACCTTGTTGTTAATAGGATGGGAGGTCTTGTTAATGATGCAGAAGAAATGTCAAAGAGGTGGACTGCAAGGAGTTATGAGCTAAGAACATCATTAAACTCTATCATTCTTCCCCTTGGCTGTCTTGATATTGGACATTCTCGACATAGGGCCTTACTCTTCAAGGTGACAAGAGCTTCAATCCTTCCTTACATTTCTATACTAGATTGATATGGATAATTAGCTTGCTTTAGGATAGAACATACTTATCTTTTTTTTCCGGTTCTAGTATCAAATGATTGATACTCATTATCATGAAGTATTCAGTAGTGAAGTATTTCCAGGCTAACTTCCTCATTTTTATCATCTCTAACTACCAAGTTACACCTATTTACTTCATACAGATGTTTGCCTGTCTTTCAATGTTCAGCAGTAGAATTCATGCTCTAGTATAAGGGCATCTGGCATCTTATTCAAAATGAGAAGGCAGCGCTAATTCTatcattttaaactttattaagTCCTTTTCTGACTGAagggaaaatacataaaatctcTGATTCTCAAGAGTGGATGATTGACTTTCTCTTTTACACCAGTTTATTGTTTAGTTGGTTTCTTTTCTGAAGGACTACAACATTTTCTCTGATTTCTGTCAAGAGTCTTCCCAGACTCATGCTTTTAACCATACCATATACTCTGCTGGATAGGTACTTCATAAAATCTCTGATTCTCAAGAGTGGATGATTGACTTTCTCTTTTACACCAGTTTATTGTTTAGCTGGTTTCTTTTCTGAAGGACTACAACATTTTCTCTGATTTCTGTCAAGAGTCTTCCCAGACTCATGCTTTTAACCATACCATTTACTCTGCTGGATAGGTACTTGCTGATAGAATCAATCTACCATGCAAGCTAGTTAAGGGAAGTTACTACACTGGCACTGATGACGGAGCagttaatttgataaaatttgacAATGGCAGGTAAAGAATCTTTTGGTGGCACATTTTTTCTTGATGTTTATTGTGTTTGCTGAAAATATCGGTTTGTGTTTAAATCTTTTCAAGAGGTGAATTCAGTTCTGATTTCTCAAAATTAGTACTTCTAAAAATTCCTTCATAGTGGCTGTTGAATTTCTGATGGCTCTTCTCTCATTCTCTCTCACTCTTAGATCTTTCCACCCTATATTTCAAGTTGTGAGAATCATGTAGAGCAGGGGTGAGGTTTGAGGGTTTTGGATGGGTAAATGCTAGCTTCAAAAAAAATGCAGCACCACCCTTTTACTCTGTTTGAGCAGATATGCTTttgattttaatacaaatttggTGAGCTTTCTGCACAGAGAATGCTGCCTGCTATATTtgctaacatttttttttatttagtgagAATGAccgttatatttttttttatgcttCAATTATCCGGTAAATGAAGTTGACGTCATACATATATTCGTCTTTGTAAAATATAGTATTGTTTATACTATACTACTAATTTCCCTCTGtactctctttcttctcttgcAAGTTTAGTCAAAAGTAAGTTATCTAAATCTTGCTGTTTCATGTAGGTTATTTGCTGTTTATCAATATTTTTGCCTTTATCTTCTATTTAAGTTCTTTAAATCTTCTGCTGTAGAATTACAACCATGAAAATTTAGGAAATTTCCAGTAGTGGCGTGACTGATTATTGTTTTATTGTGCAGtgaatatattattgatttaatgGGTGCACCAGGTGCCCTGATTCCTACTGAGGCACCAAGTGGTCAATTACAAAGTTATGCAGTAGATGTGCACAGTGTAACACCACTTCCTTCTGGCGGTACTGTCATTTCATTTCCTGTATTTGATACACAAACTGGGACAGGATCAGGTTCAGTTAATGCTGCTCATGGAACTGCGAATACATGGATTTCAAGGGAAGAACCAGCTTTCTACCACAATGAAGCAAAGGGAAATTATGGAAATAGTTCAGGTAGAACTGGAAGCACCCAGTTTGAGCATGACTCTGGAAATCTCCCTCCATTGTCAGCTAGATTATGTGACGCTTCAGCAGTTTCCCATGATAACGCATCCATTGCACAAATAACACAAGCTAGAGAAGCTTACGAGAATGTGAACAGTCTTGCAGAAAACTCAGAAGCTAAACTCCTAGGTGTTTCTCCAGAGAGTCAAATGTATTTGCAATCGGATCTGGTTTTAGGGGTTGTTGCtggaaaaaatcaattattagAGGAAAGGGCTGTTGATAACAGACAAAGTTCAGAAAATAACAATCAGTCTCTTGTAGCCTTCACCGGGATGCAGTTTCCTTACAGTATATCGTATAAAAGTGAACAGGAGTATACAGTTGCTTTACCGAGAAACGATACATTAAATGATACTTCAGGTGAGAATTTTGCACGCGCTAGATGTAGAACGAATGAAAACAATCCGAATTGGTCATGGAGAATTTGTGGGTTTCTTATTTATCCATTTTCTTTAATCTTTTAGAAGATCAATCTGAAAGTTGTTTTACTTCATGAAGGTGATAAATTCTTTAGGGGGAAGTTTGGAAATATTTCACATAACGATTGTACTTACAAAGACAAAGAATCAGCTACAAAAGCAAGGGAAATAGTTACTTGCATACAGTCTAAGTCTTATGCGGTGCAGAAAGAACAGCTTGATCCAATGCTACGTGGAGTGGCAGAGTGGGAAATTCCATGGGAAGATCTGCATGTTGGTGAACGTATTGGTATTGGTAAGACTCAGTGCTTTAAGCTCATCTTCTGTGATCGGACATGGATGGGTCAACATTGGAAAAAAAGTTTGTGCATATTTATCTAAATCAAATATAAGCTTTTACTTTTTGGCCTTCTGTTGTGAACGTATGGGTATATGTTGCTGTCTTGTTGTTAAATGATTGAAGAAAAATGGCAGAGTCAGACAGAATTGTTCTGTATGTTATTCTTAAATTATGTAGTTCACAGTTCATATGCAGTTACTTACCGAATGATGCAAGGTACACAATTATTCTATtgacttaaataaaaataaaggtgCGTACATAGAAATGTGTTCTCAGATCATAGAGCACATTCATACTTTATTCGCTGTAAAAAGGCCACTTCTAATTATGTTGTTAAACTAGGtcataagcaaaaaaaaaaatgtcgaATCATTCCCCTAGTGTTTGTGATTTCAGGCTTAGTCAGTTTTAGATTCTCCAATTTTTGTGAATATTCTTGTTAATACGTCATGTGTTGATTCATATTATATGAATAACAAGGTCTAAGTTACAACCAGGTTTCAAACAATAAAAGAAGGTCTAAATGATAAGTTTTCAGATGAAATTTGTTAGATTCTTTCCTTGTCAGAACTAGGTCTGTGTTAGCTTAACTGTTATTATTCATTGGCAAAATGTATCTTGCACATTGAGTTAAGGTGAATTGGTAGATATGATGACCTTTTATTTTATGGATGTGCCAACTATTGAAAGGGTTGAATGCACTACCTTTCTTCACATGAACAAATACAGTACTCCTGCCATCCCAAATTGAGTTGTCCAATTTTGACTGTTTTACGGAAACGGAATTGTTATATATTTTGTGTAAGGAACAGATGTTGGGAGAGTTCTCACAGCTTGTTGATTTCATTATAAACTGAATATTTTGTTGAAGATGTAATATCCTTTTATGTACTTTGCAGTATCTCGCTGGTACTAGCTTTATTAAAATACTATTATCctatgaaaaaaatcaattgcGTTTTCATTATCATATTACCAAAAGTTATCATTACcttcttttcttaaaattatcaaaatactcCAATTCTGGACCAATTGTATGAGTGCCTCCTGTAGTATTGTTTGACTAGAGACTTCTAGCGCTTTACTGAATATTTTCCCCTTCCCTTCTTTTTACTTGCTTTCAGGAAGCAGATTATTTGTTCCTTATTAATGCAGTTTAAcatttaaattagttaattttttcttgCTTAAGTGAATGTAAAATCTTCATTAAGATTGGATGCTCAATATAATAACACTGATGTGACTTTGCAGGGTCATATGGCGAGGTATACCGTGCAGAATGGAATGGCACCGTAAGTCTTATTTCTGATTGAATATTATTTGTCTAACCTGAGTAGAAATAAGAACCATAGCACATTAGCTCTGAAGTTTGACAAGTCGCCAATTTTCTGTGCTCCATTTTCCAGAGAAAGCAAAATGGATTTGTCTTTTTTCATGGATCTGTTTTCTAATTTTCTGAAGGGTTCTTTCAAGTTGgagattattttaaatttctttcatGTGCCAATCTTTTTCATGAATTCTGAAATCGTAGGAGCTATTAACACTACTGGATGTGTGCACACTCTCTCATCATAAGAGGCTTGTGTGCACACTAGATATTAAATGACTTGACCAAATATTTAGGCATCTTACACTTTCATCAAAATTGTTTCAAAAAATGTCAGAGGATaatgacaaaaagaaaataggcaaaaattgagaaataattatatcatatgtGGTTCTCATGATTCCTAGTGCAAGTATAAAAAAGTTTCCACTCTACTTTACTTTTAGTGGCAGTGGTGCCTGTAAATTTCTCCCTGATTCCAATTTATGTGACGTAGTTTGACGCaatatgaaatttgaaagaaaagaagacttttgaaacttATGGTTTTGAACATGTCATAACATTAGTGTAGCTATAAGACTTTTGGAACTTGTGGTTTACACATGCCTCTAACATTTTAAGGAAGAGCTCATTTCTCATTAAGAGTAAAATGAGAAGTTTAAAGTTGAatcagtgttatcaaaggcgaaAAGCGCAAAAAAGCTCTAAGGTATGTGGGGGCTTTAAGCGCAAAGCACAAATAAATCGTGGGCTTTAACAAAAAAAGGtgcaaagggagaaaagaataaaatatatatgtttagtccaagtctaataattataaacatgaatggcaaatatatgaccaaagaaattgaaaaaattatgataaattgaaatatcaattatttaacCTCAAATTCTTCATAAGAGGCTCGCTGGCAAGGAAATGTTTGCCTTAAAACCTTGATGACAACACTAACGCGCACATAAAGCGAGGCAAAGCGCTCAACACATTTTGAGCCTCGCTTTAGGGCTTAAGCTCGCTTAAAGCGTGCCTCTGATAACACTGAGTTGAATTACTTCCAAATATAGAAATGTGCTATTCTTTTTGGAATTGATTAATAAGGGAATCctgtcacataaattggaatAAAGTATGTTTGGGATACAAGATGATGATAAAGGTAATTAGAAGCGCCATTGAAGCTCAAGTAGATTCAAAGCAACTATTTCAAATAATAGTATGCATAATACAGACAAGATTTTCCTGTTAGATCTCTGTATGTAGCTTAATAGATTAGCTgatattttgtttcacaaatTCCTTTCTTCCCATAGTCACTGTAGTTGCAACCGAACTCTCACCCATGAACTTCATTTTGTCCCCTTTCCTATTTCTCTCCTTACTAAAGCACCTCACAAAATCTAAAACTGGTTCAGCCAGATTCTAATTGAGCATTTTGTTCCTGATTAAAGACATACACTTGGCAGAATACACTGACAACCCCTTAAACTTGCCAATAAAATTCATTTTGACATTCAAACTATGGCATGTTCCTATTGAGCACCtgcacataattaaatatttatctttGACACTTTTGGCTCAAAGTTTGGAAAATCTTTTGCGCGTGTTCTCGAGTGCTCATTCCATAGATAAGTTAATCGCATAAATATGTCATATCCTTTAATATAGACATCAACTTTAGTTGGAACATGCATGAGATTTTATGGCCTATTGATCTAATGTGAATAATCAATAGGAGGTGAAATACAACTAGTTAACTTATCTATGTAATGGGTGCTTGCGAACACACACATAAGCTTTTCTAAAATTGAGCCTAAATTGTCTAAAGGAACACTTTATCATGTGTTTGGATACTCAATCGGAATAAGTCGTAGTTTGAGTGtccaaatgaaaattattggCAAGTAAGGATTTTTGAAGTATTCCTTCTGCCTGTACACTTCCCTTTTTGATAAGAATGcatatataaacacatacatatatacgtGCTCACATAACGAGAAGTATGTGTACATGTAATAGTGATGGTCTCTCTTTACCAAATCAATCTACCCTCAGCTTAATATTTCATCCATTTTCTACATTCTCCATTGATCTTAAACCACAGACCATGCGCTTCAATTCTCTGTTAATTGTATGATTTGATTCTCCTTAAAATTGAAGAGATTGTCTAGTAGTTACAACCAAAATTGGAAGTAACATATGACACACTATGTTTTGAAACCATGGTAAGGAAATCCCATTGTCTTGGTTTTTCTATTCCTTTAGCCAAGTCCCCCCAAATTAAACTTAATCAAATCAAATAGACTATGCCCTCAAACTGAATCATTAGATGGTGAATAATCAGAgagaataatgaaaaataatgaagaaaaatggGGAATAAATGAACTACAAATTTTGGGTAGAAGCTGGGCATAGTTATAGCAATCAATTTAAACTAAtcaaatttatatgaaattagGAATCATGTGATAATCTTAACACTCTCcttgaaatatttttgtcatAGGCTCCAAACTCAATTCGAGGAATTTTGTATCTGTAAGAAAATCCACTTGTTGATCATTTAATTTAACGAAGCGAGAAGCAATTCATCCGGATAAAATTTTCTGTTCTTAAACACAATCCACCTCTATGTCATGTTCTTTCATGGACTTGAGGCAATATGATTTTGACATATTGGTTTTATCTATTCAACTTTACTTCATGTCTACTCTTGGAGAAGTTATTTCTTTACTAAATTGGTGACAACATCTTGGTTTTCACTCTTAAAAGAAATTAGATTTTCTCTAATCATGACAGTATTTAGAAGTAGCTTATCTATCTAATCCAGAACTTGCCCAATACAACTATTCTTCAAATCCCAAGCTATTTGGGAtctgttatatatatatattattgggagCACATCCCAACACATCCTATTATAGGATAAATAGTAAGAGCGTAATATATGCACTGCAAGTTTAGTCAGTataagaaaagagaagtttAGGTGAGATTAGACGGGATTGTGGTTGTCTAAAAGCAAACAAATCAAATATCTTGGTTCATTCCACGAGAATGGAATGATAGATGAAGATGTTAAACAAAATCAAATCAGATGGTTGAAATGCAAATTTGCTACCGGGGTGTTATATGATGGAAGCATGCCTACCAAAATGAAGGATAAGTTCTATAGAACATTTATAAGACCAACAATGTATATGGGGGTGAATGTAGGGCCATCTAAGTCCAACATATCTGTAAGATGAGTGTTTAGGAGATGCATACGCTCATACAAGATTAGACAAGATTAAAGTATACCACCTTTGCCAAAAAGTGAA is part of the Solanum pennellii chromosome 8, SPENNV200 genome and harbors:
- the LOC107028965 gene encoding probable serine/threonine-protein kinase SIS8 → MSKMKHLLRKLHIGGGVADNPPHLTPHHTSPTHQPPPVLDPIQQTNRFEQSGSTSSLSPQTTPASAALPRVPEMNSGSASDSADFNYFEEEFQVQLALAISVSDPDSREDPETAQIKAAQEISLGCSPLENPVEFLSLRYWNYNVVNYDEKVMDGFYDVYGINPCAVIQGKMPLLVDLKAVSVLDNVAYEVILVNRAADMELRQLEERVYFMSRECRALKKVPVTSFLVEKIADLVVNRMGGLVNDAEEMSKRWTARSYELRTSLNSIILPLGCLDIGHSRHRALLFKVLADRINLPCKLVKGSYYTGTDDGAVNLIKFDNGSEYIIDLMGAPGALIPTEAPSGQLQSYAVDVHSVTPLPSGGTVISFPVFDTQTGTGSGSVNAAHGTANTWISREEPAFYHNEAKGNYGNSSGRTGSTQFEHDSGNLPPLSARLCDASAVSHDNASIAQITQAREAYENVNSLAENSEAKLLGVSPESQMYLQSDLVLGVVAGKNQLLEERAVDNRQSSENNNQSLVAFTGMQFPYSISYKSEQEYTVALPRNDTLNDTSGDKFFRGKFGNISHNDCTYKDKESATKAREIVTCIQSKSYAVQKEQLDPMLRGVAEWEIPWEDLHVGERIGIGSYGEVYRAEWNGTEVAVKKFMNQDITSDALEQFKCEIEIMLRLRHPNVVLFMGAVTRPPNLSILTEFLPRGGLYKLLHRPNILIEEKKRMRMALDVAKGMNYLHTSNPIIVHRDLKTPNLLVDKNWVVKVCDFGMSRMKHHTFLSSKSTAGTAEWMAPEVLRNEPSNEKSDVYSFGVILWELTTLQVPWTGMNSMQVVGAVGFQGRRLDIPPSVDPIVAEIISECWNQDPQVRPSFAQIISRLKRLQRLNIQGFETCTNQH